A genomic region of Caloenas nicobarica isolate bCalNic1 chromosome 9, bCalNic1.hap1, whole genome shotgun sequence contains the following coding sequences:
- the ST3GAL2 gene encoding CMP-N-acetylneuraminate-beta-galactosamide-alpha-2,3-sialyltransferase 2 has protein sequence MKCSLRFCFLSTAFLLVFVMSLLFTYSHHSIAYLDPGGLGGIHRVKLVPGYAGLQRLSKGGPYPRGCACHRCPAEEAGAAEWFDGRYDGAVSPVWTKENMDLPPDVQRWWMMLQPQFKSHNTHEVLSKLFQIVPGEDPYRSRDPRRCRRCAVVGNSGNLRGSGYGPEIDGHDFVMRMNQAPTVGFEGDVGGRTTHHFMYPESAKNLPANVSFVLVPFKTLDLLWIASALSTGQIRFTYAPVKPFLRVDKEKVQIYNPAFFKYIHDRWTEHHGRYPSTGMLVLFFALHVCDEVNVFGFGADSRGNWHHYWENNRYAGEFRKTGVHDADFEAHIIDMLAKTSKIEVYRGN, from the exons ATGAAGTGCTCGTTGCGCTTCTGCTTCCTCTCGACCGCCTTCCTGCTCGTCTTCGTCATGTCCCTCCTCTTCACCTACTCCCACCACAGCATCGCCTACCTGGACCCTGGCGGGCTGGGTGGCATCCACCGGGTGAAGCTGGTACCCGGCTACGCGGGGCTGCAGCGGCTCAGCAAGGGGGGGCCGTACCCCCGGGGCTGCGCCTGCCACCGCTGCCCGGCCGAGGAGGCTGGGGCTGCCGAATGGTTTGACGGGCGTTACGATGGTGCCGTGTCCCCAGTGTGGACCAAGGAGAACATGGACCTGCCACCTGACGTCCAGAGGTGGTGGATG ATGCTGCAGCCTCAGTTCAAGTCCCACAACACCCACGAGGTCCTGAGCAAGCTCTTCCAGATCGTGCCGGGGGAGGATCCCTACCGCTCCCGCGACccgcgccgctgccgccgctgtGCCGTGGTCGGCAACTCGGGCAACCTGCGCGGCTCTGGTTACGGGCCGGAGATCGACGGGCACGACTTTGTCATGCG GATGAACCAGGCCCCCACGGTGGGTTTTGAGGGTGACGTGGGCGGTCGGACCACACACCACTTCATGTACCCTGAGAGTGCCAAGAACCTGCCTGCCAACGTCAGCTTCGTGCTGGTGCCCTTCAAAACCCTGGACCTGCTCTGGATCGCCAGTGCCCTCTCCACCGGCCAGATCAGGTT CACATACGCACCTGTGAAGCCTTTTCTGCGGGTGGACAAAGAAAAG GTGCAGATCTACAACCCTGCCTTCTTTAAGTACATCCACGACCGCTGGACGGAGCACCACGGGCGCTACCCCTCCACCGGCATGCTGGTGCTCTTCTTCGCCCTCCATGTCTGCGACGAG GTGAACGTCTTCGGGTTCGGCGCTGACAGCCGGGGCAACTGGCACCACTACTGGGAGAACAACCGCTACGCCGGGGAGTTCAGGAAGACAGGGGTGCATGATGCCGACTTCGAGGCACACATCATCGACATGCTGGCCAAAACCAGCAAGATCGAGGTTTACCGGGGGAACTGA